Within the Nocardioides humi genome, the region GCACACCCTCCATCGCCTCGCCGGCGAGCTGACCTCGGTCTTCGGAGGGAACCGGGTCCGCGTCGGCAGCCCCAGGGCCGCTTCGCCGAGGCCGCCGCGCAGCTCGACGGCGCGCTGCTCGTCGACGCCGAGGCGTGGGGCAAGCAGCTGTTCGTCCGGTTTCGTCCTGTCCCTCCGGCCGGCGTCGTCGCGAGCGGCGTTTCCGGCCGATCTGGCAAGGCGGCGGAGCGACGGCATGCTGGATCGCACGTCGAGCGACGTCAACGCAGCCAGATCGAGTCGGAAACGTCGCGCAGCAGGCGGGGGCCGGAGGGACAGGACGACGAGGGCGAGCGGTTCGTCCACGTCCACCTCGGGCTGTACGGCGGCTTCGACGTCCGCGACGACGTGCCCGAGGTGCCGCCGCCGGTCGGGCAGGCGCGGCTGCGGCTGGTCCGCCCGGCGACGCCGGACCGTCTCGCGGCGTACGGCGACCTGCGCGGCCCGACCACCTGCGCCCTGGTGACGGCCGCGGAGCGCGCCGCGGTGGTCGCCCGCTCCGGCCCGGACCCGCTGCGGGCGGACGCCGATCCCGACCGGGCCTGGGACCGGGTCGGCCGGAGCGCCTCGCCCATCGGCACCCTGCTCATGGACCAGTCGGTCCTCGCGGGCGTGGGCAACGTCTACCGGGCCGAGGTGCTGTTCCGGCACCGCATCCACCCGCTGCGCCCCGGCCGCACGCTTCGCAGCGCGCAGTGGCGCGCGATCTGGGACGATCTGGTCGTGCTGATGGGGGAGGGCGTGCGCACCGGGCGGATCGACACCGTCCGGCCCGAGCACACCCCGGAGGCGATGGGCCGCCCGCCGCGGGTCGACGACCACGGCGGCGAGGTCTACGTGTACCGCCGGACCGGGCAGGCCTGCCACGTCTGTGGGAGCAAGGTCCGCACCGAGGTGCTCGGGGGCCGCAACCTGTTCTGGTGCGCCCGCTGCCAGCCGGCCTTCCGGTCGCGGGCGGGGCGGTGATCCCGGCCGGGCGCCGGTGGGCGCGGACCGATGTCGGCATCGCGTGCGTGCTCGCCGCCACCGCGGCCGCCGTCGTGGTCGGCATCGCGCTCAATCCCGCGGACGTGCCGGTCAACCTGGTCTTCCTGCCGCTCGTGCTCGGCATCCTGTTCCTGAGCAACCGCGTCCTGCCGTGGTTCGCCCTGTTCGTCATCGTCGCCCTCAGCCTGGCCGCCTTCTTCCAGGACGGCCTGACGCCGCGGGTCGGCGTCGCGCTGAGCGTCATGTACGGCGTCGCGGTGCTGGTGATCGTGCTGTCGCTGCGCCGCGGGCAGATCGGCGTCGGGCCGTTCCGCGGCCAGTCGATGCTCGTCGACCTGCGCGACCGGATCCTGGCCCAGGGCGAGATCCCGGCCCTGCCCGACTCCTGGCTGGTCGAGTCCGCGCTCACCTCCGCGGGCGGCTCGCCGTTCGCGGGCGACTTCGTGGTCGCCACGTCCGGCGACCACGGCCGCCGGATCGAGCTGGTCGTCGTCGACGTGTCGGGCAAGGGCGAGGCCGCCGGCACCCGCGCCCTCCAGCTCTCCGGCGCGATGGGCGGGCTGGTGGCCGCGCTGCCGCCGTACCGCTTCCTGCCCGCCGCCAACGACTACCTCCTGCAGCGGGCGTGGGAGGAGGGCTTCGCGACCGCCGTCCACGTCTCGGTCGACCTCGCCACCGGCGTGTTCGAGCTCCGCTCGGCGGGCCACCCGCCGGCCGTGCAGCGGGAGGCCGGCTCCGGACGGTGGCGGCCGCTGCGCCCCGACGGCCCGGTCCTCGGCATCGTCGAGGACGCCGAGTTCGCCTGCCACCGCGGCCGCCTCGCCCCGGGCGACAGCCTGCTGCTCTACACCGACGGGATGGTCGAGGAGCCGCGGCGCGACATCGACCTCGGCATCGACCACATGCTGGGGGAGGCCGAGTCCCTGCTGCGGGGCTCCTGGGACGGCCTGGCCCGGCGCCTCGTCGCCGCCGTCGGCTCGCCGGACGACGACCGGGCGCTGCTGGTCGTCCACCGGCGCCCCTGAGTTGGGGCTGCCACCCTGCCGTGTGGCACGATGGCGCGTGGTTCTCGGCCGTGCGCGAGCGCGGCCCGGAGCGCCGGGGATGTAGCTCAATGGTAGAGCCTCAGTCTTCCAAACTGATTACGCGGGTTCGATTCCCGTCATCCCCTCGAAGTGCGGCCCGGCAGCGCGATCGGCGGGCCGCGCCGCGGGGCGTAGCGTAGTGGCTAGCGCGCCTGCTTTGGGAGCAGGAGACCGCAGGTTCGAGTCCTGTCGCCCCGACAGATCGCCCCGATCACAGCGGGCCGCCGTGGCCCGTGCACCATCCCCTGACCAGTAGGAGAACACCTGTGAAGAGCGCCGTCGAGACCTTGAGCCCGACCCGGGCCAAGCTGACCGTCGAGGTGCCCTTCGAGGAGCTCAAGCCGAGCCTCGACGCGGCGTACCAGAAGATCGCGAAGCAGATCAACGTCCCCGGCTTCCGCCGCGGCAAGGTCCCGCCCCAGGTGATCGACCGTCAGATCGGCCGCGGCGTCGTCCTCGATGAGGCGGTCAACGACGTGCTGCCCAAGGCGTACGTCGAGGCGCTCCAGGAGAACAACCTCACCCCGCTCGCGCAGCCCGACATCGAGGTCACCAAGTTCGAGGACAACGACGGCCTCGAGTTCACCGCCGAGGTCGACGTCAAGCCCGAGTTCGAGCTGCCGGCGTACGACGGCCTCGAGGCCAGCGTCGAGGACCTCGCGGTCACCGACGAAGACGTCGCCGAGCAGGTGGACGCGCTGCGTGAGCGCTTCGGCACCCTGAGCGACGTCGAGCGTCCCGCGAAGGACGGCGACTTCGTCGTCATTGACCTGGTCGCCACCAAGGACGGCGAGACCGTCGACGGCGCCGAGATCTCCGACTTCTCCTACAAGGTCGGCAGCGGCGGCATGATCGAGGGCCTCGACGAGGCTCTCGTCGGCACCGCCGCCGGCGAGGAGAAGATCTTCACGACCCAGCTCGTCTCCGGCGACCTCGTCGGCCAGGACGTCGAGGTCGCCGTCAAGGTCGGCCAGGTCCAGGAGCAGGAGCTCCCCGAGCTCGACGACGAGTTCGCCCAGGACGCCTCCGAGTTCGACACCCTCGACGAGCTCCGCGACGACGTCCGCGAGCGGCTCACCCGCGGCAAGCGGCTCGAGCAGGCCGCCGCCGCCCGCGACGCCGTCCTCGAGGCGCTGCTGGAGAAGGTCGAGATCCCGCTCCCCGAGAGCATGGTCACCGAGGAGCTCGACGCCCGGCGCGGCAACCTCGAGCAGCAGCTCGCGATGGCCGGCATGACCCTGGACAAGTACCTCGAGGACGAGAAGCAGACCCAGGAGGAGTTCGAGGCCGACCTCGAGCGCCGGGTCCGCGACGCCGTCGCCGCGCAGTTCCTCCTCGACGAGATCGCCGACAAGGAGGAGATGGGCGTCGACCAGGGCGAGCTGACCCAGCACATGATCCGCCGCGCCCAGCAGTCCGGCCAGGACCCGCAGGAGTTCGTGAACCACATGTTCGAGCACAACCACGTGCCCGACCTGGTCCAGGAGATCCGCCGCGGCAAGGCCCTGCAGCTCCTCGTCGAGGGCGCCACCGTCAAGGACGGCGCCGGCAACGTCATCGAGTTGAAGAACCTCCAGGCCGACGGCAGCATCGGCGAGCCGGCCGAGGAGTCCGAGCCGGTTGAGGAGTCCGAGGCGCCCGCCGAGGCCTGATCGGCCCCGTTCCACCGCCCGCGGCACTCGTTGCATGGATCCCCGGATGTCCGGGGATCCATGCGCTTGTCAGGCGTTGCAACCCCTGACAAGCGCATGAGACGCCCGTCCGCTGTGACGCACGGGACTCGTGAGACGCAACGCCCGGTGCTCCGGCCGAGCCCCACACCGGATTGAGTGTACGACTGTGCACTCAATCCGCTAGCATCGCCCGATGACCTCCACCCCGACCGTCGTCGACGCGCTGGCGCTGGCCACCGCGGTGGTCGACGACCTCGTCGTGACCACCGCCCGCGACACCCACGTCGCGATCTCGCGCCGCGCCCACGGCGCCGTCCGCCGCGGCGCGGGGCCGGCCGGCGTACCCGCCGAGGCGCTGCACCGCGGCATCGCCGCCCTCGTGTACGGCGCCGTGGGGCTCTCGTTCCGCGGCGCGAGCGCCGGACTGTCCCGGCTCGCGGAGGCCGGCGTGGGGCCGGCGCTGGAGGAGGGGCCGCGCGGCCGGTTCGTCAACGCGGCGGTCAACGGGCTGATCGGGGAGGAGCTGCGCCGGGACCGGCCGCGGCTGGCGATCGAGATGGCGGTGCGCCACGACGGTCGCGACGTCGTCCTCACTCCCGAGGGGGTCGCCGGGGCCTTCCCCGGCGCCACCGGGCGGCTCGTGGTCTTCCTGCACGGGCTGTGCGAGAACGAGGCCTACTGGCGGCGCCACCGCGACCGCCTCGGCTCGACGTACGGCGAGAGCCTGGCCGGCCGCGGCTGGACACCGGTCTACCTCCGGGCCAACACCGGCCTGCCGCTGCGGGAGAACGGCGTGGTGCTCGCCTCGCTGATGCAGCGGCTGGTCGACGCGTGGCCCACCGAGGTCACCCGGATCGCGCTGGTCGGCCACTCGCTCGGCGGCCTGGTCGTCCGGGCGTCGTCCGCGGTGGTCGCCGACGGCGACGCGCCCGCGCCGTGGACCCGACTGGTCACCGACGTCGTCACCCTCGGCACCCCGCACCTCGGCTCGTGGTTCGCGGTCAGTGCCGACCACGCCAGCCGGACCCTGGCCCGGGCGCCCGAGGTGGCGGCCTTCGGGCGGATCATCGACCGCCAGGCGCCGGGCATCCACGACCTCATCGAGGGACTCGCGTACGACGTGCCCCCGCTCCCGCACGCGCGCTACCGCCTCGTCTCGGCGACCCTGACCCGCTCGCCGCGGCACCCGGTCGCCCAGGCGATCGGCGACCTGCTCGTCACGCCCCGCTCCGCCGTCGGCCGGGACCGGCGCGGCACCGACCTGTTCCCCGGCGCCGAGGTCCTCCACGTCGGTCGGACCGACCACTTCGGCCTGCTCAACCACCCCGAGATCCACGCCGCGCTCGCCCGCTGGCTCGCCTGACATCTCCTCCCGTGGGAGGTGGTGGCGCGCCGGGAGGCGGCGCCATGATGACGTCCATGACGACGAACGCCGCGCGCGAGCTGCGCGCCGAGGCCGTGATCGAGGCGCCGGCGGCGCACGTGTGGGCGCTGCTGACCGACTTCGGGCAGCTGGCCGCCTGGAGCCCGGAGACGGTGCGGATGGTGCCGCTCAAGCCGGGCGGCCTGCGGGTGGGGCAGTGGTACCTCGGCATCAACCGCCGCAAGGCCGTCGTGTGGCCGACCCGCTCGGTCGTCGCCGACGTCAGCCCGCAGCGCCGGCTGGTCTGGGACACGCCGTCCAGCGGCGCCCAGTGGATCTGGGAGCTGGAGGCCGACCCGGCCGACGCGCAGCGGACCAGGGTCGTGCACCGGCGGCCGGTCCCGCGCTCGCTGAGCGTCGGCAGCCGGATCGTGGCGCCGCTGCTGCTCGGCGGCAACGACTCCCACGCCGACGAGCTCGAGGCGGGCATGGCCACGACGCTCGCCGGCCTCAAGGCCGCGGCCGAGGGCTGAAGCCCGGAGCCGTCAGCCCGGGAAGTCGGTGAACCCGACCAGGGTCGTCGCGCCCAGGGCCCACACGGCGCCG harbors:
- a CDS encoding zinc finger domain-containing protein, which translates into the protein MLVDAEAWGKQLFVRFRPVPPAGVVASGVSGRSGKAAERRHAGSHVERRQRSQIESETSRSRRGPEGQDDEGERFVHVHLGLYGGFDVRDDVPEVPPPVGQARLRLVRPATPDRLAAYGDLRGPTTCALVTAAERAAVVARSGPDPLRADADPDRAWDRVGRSASPIGTLLMDQSVLAGVGNVYRAEVLFRHRIHPLRPGRTLRSAQWRAIWDDLVVLMGEGVRTGRIDTVRPEHTPEAMGRPPRVDDHGGEVYVYRRTGQACHVCGSKVRTEVLGGRNLFWCARCQPAFRSRAGR
- a CDS encoding PP2C family protein-serine/threonine phosphatase, translated to MRPLPAGLPVAGGAVIPAGRRWARTDVGIACVLAATAAAVVVGIALNPADVPVNLVFLPLVLGILFLSNRVLPWFALFVIVALSLAAFFQDGLTPRVGVALSVMYGVAVLVIVLSLRRGQIGVGPFRGQSMLVDLRDRILAQGEIPALPDSWLVESALTSAGGSPFAGDFVVATSGDHGRRIELVVVDVSGKGEAAGTRALQLSGAMGGLVAALPPYRFLPAANDYLLQRAWEEGFATAVHVSVDLATGVFELRSAGHPPAVQREAGSGRWRPLRPDGPVLGIVEDAEFACHRGRLAPGDSLLLYTDGMVEEPRRDIDLGIDHMLGEAESLLRGSWDGLARRLVAAVGSPDDDRALLVVHRRP
- the tig gene encoding trigger factor; this encodes MKSAVETLSPTRAKLTVEVPFEELKPSLDAAYQKIAKQINVPGFRRGKVPPQVIDRQIGRGVVLDEAVNDVLPKAYVEALQENNLTPLAQPDIEVTKFEDNDGLEFTAEVDVKPEFELPAYDGLEASVEDLAVTDEDVAEQVDALRERFGTLSDVERPAKDGDFVVIDLVATKDGETVDGAEISDFSYKVGSGGMIEGLDEALVGTAAGEEKIFTTQLVSGDLVGQDVEVAVKVGQVQEQELPELDDEFAQDASEFDTLDELRDDVRERLTRGKRLEQAAAARDAVLEALLEKVEIPLPESMVTEELDARRGNLEQQLAMAGMTLDKYLEDEKQTQEEFEADLERRVRDAVAAQFLLDEIADKEEMGVDQGELTQHMIRRAQQSGQDPQEFVNHMFEHNHVPDLVQEIRRGKALQLLVEGATVKDGAGNVIELKNLQADGSIGEPAEESEPVEESEAPAEA
- a CDS encoding alpha/beta hydrolase; the protein is MTSTPTVVDALALATAVVDDLVVTTARDTHVAISRRAHGAVRRGAGPAGVPAEALHRGIAALVYGAVGLSFRGASAGLSRLAEAGVGPALEEGPRGRFVNAAVNGLIGEELRRDRPRLAIEMAVRHDGRDVVLTPEGVAGAFPGATGRLVVFLHGLCENEAYWRRHRDRLGSTYGESLAGRGWTPVYLRANTGLPLRENGVVLASLMQRLVDAWPTEVTRIALVGHSLGGLVVRASSAVVADGDAPAPWTRLVTDVVTLGTPHLGSWFAVSADHASRTLARAPEVAAFGRIIDRQAPGIHDLIEGLAYDVPPLPHARYRLVSATLTRSPRHPVAQAIGDLLVTPRSAVGRDRRGTDLFPGAEVLHVGRTDHFGLLNHPEIHAALARWLA
- a CDS encoding SRPBCC family protein; protein product: MTTNAARELRAEAVIEAPAAHVWALLTDFGQLAAWSPETVRMVPLKPGGLRVGQWYLGINRRKAVVWPTRSVVADVSPQRRLVWDTPSSGAQWIWELEADPADAQRTRVVHRRPVPRSLSVGSRIVAPLLLGGNDSHADELEAGMATTLAGLKAAAEG